In Lolium rigidum isolate FL_2022 chromosome 3, APGP_CSIRO_Lrig_0.1, whole genome shotgun sequence, the genomic window CCTGTGGTCAGCCTTGTGGACTGGGAAAAATTGCGAAGCTCATCAATGCTGGAAAAATTGACTCCTCTGAATTGATCACAATGAAGACACTGAAGGTTTTTACAATCATTTTCTTCTACTACTAGTTATATTTCTGTTCTCTTCGTCTGCATAACATCAACTTCTCTGTCGCGCTTTACCAGGATACTTATGGCATTGGTAAGCAAATAAAGGATGGAATTCGGCTAATGGGCCGTGGTGCAGAAGAAATTAAATGGCCGATTCACCTCGAGGCAAGCAGAAGCTAGTTTCAATTAGTTTAACCTTATCAATAATCATAACGATATATAGATTCTTGTTAATTTCAAGCCCTTCACTGTTGAGAATAACTGCATCTTACGGTTTCTGTTCTTTTTCATTTTGCATGCGATGTCATGAGACAAATTCAAACGTGTAAATGTATCTGTTCTGTAGTGTCATTTATCAACTAAACCTAGATCACTCGAGTTTTTCTTGTTATTCATTTGCATGCCTGTCCTTAGCTTGCAATTGCGTTGAATACAGATAGTGTCTACTTTGTATaggtaattgaatttttattatagCAAGTATTTCCTTCCTTTTGTATCATTATCGGTTCATGTAAAATGTGCCAGTGACTGAAAAACCAGCATGAATTTCTCGCAAATGCATTCCAAGTGAAAGTATGTTGCCTTGATTGATATACTACTTTCAAGTTAAATGAATGGTACAAATTAGGTCAGTTTTGAATGTTGCAGCTGTGGGTTAGATTTGATACTTTATATTATCCACATTGCTGCTGCCCTTCAAATGCTATTGTTTACACAATGTTGTCTGAATTCACTAAACCTTTTCTAAAGAGTGCACAAATGTAAATTTGCAGGTCTCAAGGGCAACCGCGAGGGCGAAAGCTGCAGTTGAAGCAGCTGGTGGAACCGTAAGATTGGTCTACTATAACAAGCTTGGGTTCAGGGCACTTCTGAAACCAGAGTGGTTTGCAAAGAAGGGCCGCCTTATACCAAAAGCAGCGAGGCCTCCACCCAAGCAACGGGATAAGGTGGATAGCATTGGCCGACTACCTGCCCCGACAAAGCCACTTCCCTTCACAACGGATGAGTTAGAGTTTAGGGCAAAGCGTGAAGCTGCTAAAGTGATTGCTGTGTAGAAGGGCTATTCCTTATGGGACGAACAAGGATGCTAAAGTGGCGCACAAACTTGCGGTAATAACCAGCAAGTCCAAGGAATTTACGTAATTCTTTCACATTAGGAGgggtcttccatttctgcacatCAGATATTTTGCTGGGGTCAGTTCGCACCCCTTCCGCGCTAATAATATGTCCCAGGTACGACACTTGTTGCTGAGCAAACTCACACTTGGACTCCTTCCCAAGCCAGTGGTCCTTGCAGAGAAGAGCCAGCACCTCGCTCAAGTCTTGCAAGTGTTGCTTGCGGAGAAGAGCCAGCACCTCGCTCAAGTCTTGCAAGTGTTGCTCAAAAGGCGGGTTGTAGATTATAGGATATCACCAAAGAATACCAACACGCAGCGAGCGAGACATGATTTAGTGTTGCATTCATTGCCCCTTGAAATGTTGATGGAGACTCAAGCCAAATGTCATGACCTTGTATTCGTAGTGACCACTGTGAGTTTGAAACCCTGTTTGTACTCCTCTCCCGGAGCTAAGCGAATCTGGTGATATCCtgtgtgtaagagcatctccactcgtccccccgacgaggcccccgagcgacgtttttcccatccggacggcgaaattcggcccagtcgcgcccccggttcctcgttttcgtccggatttagcccttcatccatccggcgagcccacgccatccccggtccctcgGGGACCTATCGGGgattccggacgagtgaaaagcggggaagggcccgatctg contains:
- the LOC124695770 gene encoding 50S ribosomal protein L15-like yields the protein MLRRFPELLRTASTAALLSRRLPQPHRHLLPALPAHLLPAPRPASHLYATQSAPARPPRAPRPLRTAGSLLRLNDLRDNPGATKQKTRKGRGIGSGKGKTAGRGHKGQKARGTARFGFEGGQTPLRRRLPRRGFKNRFSLTFQPCGLGKIAKLINAGKIDSSELITMKTLKDTYGIGKQIKDGIRLMGRGAEEIKWPIHLEVSRATARAKAAVEAAGGTVRLVYYNKLGFRALLKPEWFAKKGRLIPKAARPPPKQRDKVDSIGRLPAPTKPLPFTTDELEFRAKREAAKVIAV